One genomic segment of Alkaliphilus flagellatus includes these proteins:
- a CDS encoding Fur family transcriptional regulator has product MKISIDDIREYLLKNNIKPSYARIKILEYLVEKDSHPTVEEIYSNLVNQIPTLSKTTVYNTMKLLIDANIARVITIEENEMRYDADMGNHGHFKCNECGKIYDFYIVSDSTEKAELKNFKIMEKSVYYKGICQECLSNKK; this is encoded by the coding sequence ATGAAGATATCAATAGATGATATAAGAGAATATCTATTAAAAAATAATATTAAGCCATCCTATGCAAGAATAAAAATATTAGAGTATTTAGTTGAGAAGGATTCGCACCCAACAGTTGAAGAGATATATAGTAACTTAGTTAATCAAATTCCAACACTATCTAAAACAACTGTATATAATACTATGAAACTCCTAATAGATGCTAATATTGCAAGAGTCATTACGATTGAAGAAAATGAAATGAGATATGATGCAGATATGGGTAACCATGGACATTTTAAATGTAATGAATGTGGTAAAATTTACGATTTCTACATTGTATCTGATTCAACAGAAAAAGCAGAATTAAAAAATTTTAAAATCATGGAAAAAAGTGTTTATTATAAAGGCATTTGTCAAGAATGTCTGTCAAATAAAAAATAA
- a CDS encoding Dps family protein — translation MNVQIGLDVKGSEEVSKVLNQYLANLHVLYTKLHNYHWNVEGKSFFQLHAKLEELYNNTAEELDAVAERILTLGFRPAASMKEYLDLATLNEVKSEPITGEAIVKDLQKDFETLIAELRTALKTADQNDDQVTVDLFVGSIGNLEKTLWMFRAYLS, via the coding sequence ATGAATGTACAAATTGGATTAGATGTTAAAGGCAGTGAGGAAGTTTCAAAGGTTTTAAATCAATATTTAGCTAACTTACACGTTCTATATACTAAACTTCATAACTATCATTGGAATGTAGAAGGTAAAAGTTTCTTCCAGCTCCACGCTAAATTAGAAGAACTTTATAACAATACTGCTGAGGAATTAGATGCAGTAGCAGAAAGAATTCTAACACTAGGATTTAGACCAGCAGCATCTATGAAGGAGTATTTAGACCTTGCAACTTTAAATGAAGTTAAAAGTGAACCAATAACAGGAGAAGCTATAGTTAAAGATCTTCAAAAAGATTTTGAAACTTTAATTGCTGAATTAAGAACAGCTTTAAAAACAGCTGATCAAAATGATGATCAAGTAACAGTAGACTTATTTGTAGGAAGTATTGGTAATTTAGAAAAGACATTATGGATGTTCCGAGCTTATTTAAGCTAA